The following coding sequences are from one Geodermatophilus normandii window:
- a CDS encoding VOC family protein, translating to MPIRNTPWPDGTPCWIDYGAADPQAAKSFYGSLLGWEWTEDSPEYGGYVNALKDGRQAAGLGPLTDPGDSPAWTTYFATGDAAATCDRIREAGGTVVVEPMEVGPMGTMVIARDPQGNPFGLWQAGTHTGVEVFNEPGSLTWNEAAVDDPAAAQAFYAAVFGFRFDEVDGMGGYATFATAERPLGGLGGAVPGAPRGWATCFSVTSTDDAVAAVEAAGGKVTMAPEDTDFGRFAVVSDPWGASFSVMQELPED from the coding sequence ATGCCCATCCGGAACACCCCCTGGCCCGACGGCACGCCCTGCTGGATCGACTACGGCGCCGCGGACCCGCAGGCGGCCAAGTCGTTCTACGGCTCGCTGCTGGGCTGGGAGTGGACGGAGGACTCCCCGGAGTACGGCGGCTACGTCAACGCGCTCAAGGACGGGCGGCAGGCCGCCGGGCTCGGCCCGCTGACGGACCCGGGCGACTCGCCCGCCTGGACGACGTACTTCGCCACCGGCGACGCCGCGGCCACCTGTGACCGCATCCGCGAGGCCGGCGGCACCGTCGTCGTCGAGCCGATGGAGGTCGGGCCGATGGGCACGATGGTCATCGCCCGGGACCCGCAGGGGAACCCGTTCGGCCTGTGGCAGGCCGGCACGCACACCGGCGTCGAGGTGTTCAACGAGCCGGGGTCGCTGACCTGGAACGAGGCCGCCGTCGACGACCCCGCCGCCGCGCAGGCGTTCTACGCCGCGGTGTTCGGCTTCCGGTTCGACGAGGTCGACGGCATGGGCGGCTACGCCACCTTCGCCACCGCCGAGCGTCCCCTCGGCGGCCTCGGCGGGGCCGTCCCCGGTGCCCCGAGGGGCTGGGCGACCTGCTTCTCCGTCACCTCCACCGACGACGCGGTGGCCGCGGTCGAGGCGGCGGGCGGCAAGGTCACGATGGCGCCGGAGGACACCGACTTCGGCCGCTTCGCCGTGGTGTCCGACCCGTGGGGAGCCTCGTTCTCGGTGATGCAGGAGCTGCCCGAGGACTGA
- a CDS encoding sensor histidine kinase — MPRWTSSPSARRLVWPALGLLLAVLAVVETAIDETFRFPLVTALPGVAVGAVVALCTRAPGAAALAGALSVLGNYALGTPGPGGAQLIGMAVLVGHAAAVLPVRRGLRAAAVATLVVVAAGIAFGPSTWEGVFYLVVTATAWAVGALVRQSHQRSLELQSLAARLAGQQEAVAGAAVVAERARIAREVHDSVAHAVSVMVLQMGGLRRLLPDHPEAQEVLLGLERLGRESVDEMRRVVGILRDRADGDTAPPPSLSRLDAVVAELRAGGMPVELVVTGEPAELPPLVDVSAVRVVQEALCNVVRHAGAAATRVEVAWTPRRVTVTVTDDGRSRVPQPPAAPGGHGQLHMRERVAVAGGDLSVGPVRGGGYRVRAGFPVPAPVSAPAVVGA, encoded by the coding sequence GTGCCCCGCTGGACCTCCTCCCCGTCCGCGCGCCGGCTCGTCTGGCCGGCCCTCGGGCTGCTGCTGGCCGTGCTCGCGGTCGTGGAGACGGCGATCGACGAGACGTTCCGCTTCCCGCTGGTCACGGCGCTGCCCGGCGTCGCGGTCGGGGCGGTCGTGGCGCTGTGCACGCGAGCGCCCGGGGCGGCCGCGCTCGCCGGCGCGCTGAGCGTGCTGGGCAACTACGCGCTGGGCACCCCCGGTCCCGGCGGCGCCCAGCTGATCGGCATGGCGGTGCTCGTCGGACACGCCGCGGCGGTGCTGCCGGTTCGGCGCGGGCTGCGTGCCGCCGCCGTCGCCACGCTGGTCGTGGTGGCCGCCGGGATCGCGTTCGGCCCCTCGACCTGGGAGGGCGTCTTCTACCTCGTCGTCACCGCCACCGCCTGGGCCGTCGGGGCGCTGGTCCGGCAGTCCCACCAGCGCTCCCTGGAGCTGCAGTCGCTGGCCGCCCGGCTGGCCGGGCAGCAGGAGGCGGTGGCCGGGGCGGCGGTGGTGGCCGAGCGGGCGCGCATCGCCCGCGAGGTGCACGACTCCGTGGCGCACGCGGTGAGCGTGATGGTGCTGCAGATGGGCGGCCTGCGGCGGCTGCTGCCCGACCACCCCGAGGCGCAGGAGGTGCTGCTCGGGCTCGAGCGCCTGGGCCGCGAGTCGGTCGACGAGATGCGCCGCGTGGTCGGCATCCTCCGCGACCGCGCCGACGGCGACACCGCCCCGCCACCGTCGCTGTCCCGCCTGGACGCCGTCGTCGCCGAGCTGCGCGCCGGCGGGATGCCGGTGGAGCTGGTCGTCACCGGGGAGCCCGCGGAGCTGCCGCCGCTGGTCGACGTCTCGGCCGTGCGCGTGGTGCAGGAGGCGCTGTGCAACGTCGTCCGCCACGCCGGCGCCGCGGCCACCCGCGTGGAGGTCGCCTGGACGCCGCGCCGGGTGACGGTGACCGTCACCGACGACGGCCGCTCCCGCGTTCCCCAGCCACCCGCGGCGCCCGGCGGGCACGGGCAGCTGCACATGCGCGAGCGGGTCGCCGTCGCCGGGGGAGACCTGAGCGTCGGGCCGGTCCGCGGCGGCGGCTACCGGGTCCGTGCCGGCTTCCCGGTGCCGGCGCCGGTCAGCGCGCCCGCGGTGGTGGGGGCGTGA
- a CDS encoding Rieske (2Fe-2S) protein: protein MSETDRIPAAQLPPGTVGRAGRWTVGNRDGEYFAVSRRCRHQLADLSEGSLDADGCLVCPWHQARYDVRTGDMVEGPRGFLGYHGPTPGYTQFVRGYARVLRLRVRRALRRGDDVVVEA from the coding sequence GTGAGCGAGACCGACCGCATCCCCGCCGCCCAGCTCCCCCCCGGGACGGTGGGCCGGGCCGGGAGGTGGACCGTCGGCAACCGCGACGGCGAGTACTTCGCCGTCTCCCGTCGCTGCCGCCACCAGCTGGCCGACCTCTCCGAGGGCAGCCTCGACGCCGACGGCTGCCTGGTCTGCCCGTGGCACCAGGCCCGCTACGACGTCCGCACCGGTGACATGGTCGAGGGCCCGCGCGGCTTCCTCGGCTACCACGGGCCGACCCCGGGCTACACCCAGTTCGTCCGCGGCTACGCCCGGGTGCTGCGGCTGCGGGTCAGGCGCGCCCTGCGCCGTGGGGACGACGTCGTCGTGGAGGCATAG
- a CDS encoding dipeptide ABC transporter ATP-binding protein → MSRSVSVSGESVVDIQDLSVSFATDAGTVAAVEDVSLSVAAGEVLAIVGESGSGKTVTARSILGLLPETATTRGAVLLTRKDGSAAHDVVTLSRAGLGEVRGRDAAMVFQEPSTVLNPVYPVGWQIAEGLRAHGRLSRKEARARAVDVLRRVGIPEPEKRVDHYPHQFSGGQKQRIVIAQALVLDPGVIIADEPTTALDVTVQAEILDLLRRCRDEFGAAIVLITHNMGVVADLADRVAVMYQGRLVEQADVRTLFSDPREDYTRQLLGSVPRLGTGRVRTAERAAARPAGWETGTPVVEARDLRIVYPGRLRQPDFVAVDGVDFAIRPGEVLGLVGESGSGKTTIGRAIAGLTKVTGGSLSVLGTEMNGVREKRFRPVRERIGFVFQDPASSFNPLLTIAEAVAEPLVVHRRAGDAHEARGRVDELLEAVQLPRAFGDRFPHELSGGQRQRASLARALALGPELLIADEPTSALDVSVQARVLELFDELQREFGFAALFISHDLAVVDLLADRIAVLYRGRLVEEGTGEQVLGAPQHPYTQRLLASLPVPDPDEQAARRATWEQVAKA, encoded by the coding sequence GTGAGCAGGTCGGTGTCCGTCTCCGGCGAGTCCGTCGTCGACATCCAGGACCTCTCGGTCTCCTTCGCCACCGACGCCGGCACGGTCGCCGCGGTCGAGGACGTGAGCCTGTCGGTGGCCGCCGGCGAGGTGCTGGCGATCGTGGGGGAGAGCGGGAGCGGCAAGACCGTGACCGCCCGCAGCATCCTCGGGCTGCTGCCGGAGACGGCCACCACCCGCGGCGCGGTGCTGCTCACCCGCAAGGACGGCAGTGCGGCGCACGACGTCGTCACGCTGTCCCGGGCCGGGCTCGGTGAGGTGCGGGGCCGGGACGCGGCCATGGTGTTCCAGGAGCCGTCCACGGTGCTCAACCCGGTGTATCCGGTCGGCTGGCAGATCGCCGAGGGGCTGCGCGCGCACGGCCGGCTCAGCCGCAAGGAGGCCCGGGCCCGGGCGGTCGACGTGCTGCGTCGCGTGGGGATCCCGGAGCCGGAGAAGCGGGTCGACCACTACCCGCACCAGTTCTCCGGCGGGCAGAAGCAGCGCATCGTCATCGCCCAGGCGCTCGTCCTCGACCCCGGCGTCATCATCGCCGACGAGCCGACGACGGCGCTCGACGTGACCGTGCAGGCCGAGATCCTCGACCTGCTGCGCCGCTGCCGTGACGAGTTCGGCGCGGCGATCGTGCTGATCACGCACAACATGGGCGTCGTCGCCGACCTCGCCGACCGGGTCGCGGTGATGTACCAGGGCCGGCTGGTCGAGCAGGCCGACGTCCGGACGCTGTTCTCCGACCCGCGCGAGGACTACACCCGCCAGCTGCTCGGCTCGGTGCCGCGGCTGGGCACCGGCCGGGTGCGCACCGCCGAGCGGGCGGCCGCCCGGCCGGCCGGCTGGGAGACCGGTACGCCGGTGGTCGAGGCGCGCGACCTGCGGATCGTCTACCCCGGCCGGCTGCGCCAGCCGGACTTCGTCGCCGTCGACGGCGTCGACTTCGCCATCCGGCCCGGCGAGGTCCTCGGCCTCGTCGGGGAGAGCGGCAGCGGCAAGACGACCATCGGCCGGGCCATCGCGGGCCTGACGAAGGTGACCGGTGGGTCGCTGTCGGTGCTCGGCACCGAGATGAACGGGGTCAGGGAGAAGCGCTTCCGGCCGGTGCGCGAGCGGATCGGGTTCGTCTTCCAGGACCCGGCGTCGAGCTTCAACCCGCTGCTCACCATCGCCGAGGCGGTCGCCGAGCCGCTGGTGGTCCACCGCCGGGCCGGCGACGCGCACGAGGCGCGCGGCAGGGTCGACGAGCTGCTCGAGGCGGTGCAGTTGCCGCGCGCGTTCGGCGACCGCTTCCCGCACGAGCTCTCCGGGGGTCAGCGCCAGCGGGCCAGCCTCGCGCGGGCGCTGGCCCTGGGGCCGGAGCTGCTGATCGCCGACGAGCCGACGTCGGCCCTCGACGTGTCGGTGCAGGCGCGGGTGCTCGAGCTGTTCGACGAGCTCCAGCGCGAGTTCGGCTTCGCGGCGCTGTTCATCAGCCACGACCTCGCCGTCGTCGACCTCCTGGCCGACCGGATCGCCGTGCTCTACCGCGGCCGGCTGGTGGAGGAGGGGACGGGCGAGCAGGTGCTGGGCGCGCCGCAGCACCCCTACACGCAGCGGCTGCTGGCCTCGCTGCCCGTGCCCGACCCCGACGAGCAGGCCGCCCGCCGCGCCACCTGGGAGCAGGTGGCGAAGGCATAG
- a CDS encoding PPOX class F420-dependent oxidoreductase — protein sequence MNDRHLAFLAERRWGVLTTLKRDGRPQLSNVGYAYDPQQRLFRISVTADRAKTRNLQRDPRVTLHVSSDDFWSWVAVEGTAELTPVAADPQDATVEELVTYYRGVSGEHEDWDDYRRAMVADRRLVVRFSPEHTYGEVRG from the coding sequence GTGAACGACCGCCACCTCGCCTTCCTGGCCGAGCGCCGCTGGGGCGTGCTGACCACCCTCAAGCGCGACGGCCGGCCGCAGCTGTCCAACGTCGGCTACGCCTACGACCCGCAGCAGCGGCTGTTCCGGATCTCGGTCACCGCCGACCGGGCCAAGACCCGCAACCTGCAGCGGGACCCGCGGGTCACCCTCCACGTGTCGTCGGACGACTTCTGGTCGTGGGTGGCCGTCGAGGGCACCGCCGAGCTGACCCCGGTCGCCGCCGACCCGCAGGACGCCACGGTCGAGGAGCTCGTGACCTACTACCGGGGCGTCTCCGGCGAGCACGAGGACTGGGACGACTACCGCAGGGCGATGGTGGCCGACCGGCGGCTGGTGGTCCGGTTCAGCCCCGAGCACACCTACGGCGAGGTCCGCGGCTGA
- a CDS encoding glutamate ligase domain-containing protein: MDYAHTPRALAAAVTTAHDLCGPGGRVHLVLGARGRRDRYKRQGLGEAARAADVVWLTNEGSHGEDPAAIMAELRVGLMGAAAAVRTVPDRRAAILAAVRAAGPADVVLLVGRGHETRMLDTTDPLDAVHLDDAEVANTALIAEHGPPVPAVDDLAERAS; the protein is encoded by the coding sequence GTGGACTATGCGCACACCCCGCGCGCGCTGGCCGCGGCCGTCACCACCGCGCACGACCTGTGCGGGCCCGGCGGGCGGGTGCACCTCGTCCTGGGCGCCCGCGGCCGGCGGGACCGCTACAAGCGGCAGGGCCTGGGCGAGGCCGCGCGCGCGGCCGACGTCGTCTGGCTGACCAACGAGGGCAGCCACGGCGAGGACCCGGCGGCGATCATGGCGGAGCTGCGGGTGGGCCTGATGGGAGCGGCCGCGGCGGTGCGCACGGTGCCCGACCGCCGGGCGGCGATCCTGGCCGCGGTGCGCGCCGCCGGCCCCGCCGACGTCGTCCTGCTGGTCGGCCGCGGCCACGAGACCCGGATGCTCGACACCACCGACCCGCTCGACGCCGTCCACCTCGACGACGCCGAGGTGGCCAACACCGCCCTCATCGCCGAGCACGGCCCGCCCGTCCCGGCCGTCGACGACCTGGCCGAGCGCGCCTCCTGA
- a CDS encoding pirin family protein, with the protein MRRLLPTLGRRMVGAWAFVDHYGPDDVAATSGMQVTPHPHTGLQTVSWLLQGSVHHRDSLGSDVTFGPGQLALMTAGHGISHSEQSPVPHPRFLHGAQLWVALPDAARDTAPAFEHHTTLPGFTSDGLTATVLMGGFGGAVSPGTAHTPIVGVDLDLAAGADVEVPLEPAFEHALLGASGGADVEGAPLAHGAMVYLGTGRRSVRIRTEAPAKLLLLGGEPFEERLVMWWNFVGRSGEEVTEYAERWNDGDARFGVVAGFSEDQRQLAPPLPPVPLKARGRVR; encoded by the coding sequence GTGCGGCGACTGCTGCCGACGCTGGGCCGCCGGATGGTCGGCGCCTGGGCGTTCGTGGACCACTACGGTCCCGACGACGTCGCCGCGACGTCCGGGATGCAGGTCACGCCGCACCCGCACACCGGGCTGCAGACGGTCTCCTGGCTGCTGCAGGGCAGCGTGCACCACCGCGACTCCCTCGGCAGCGACGTCACCTTCGGCCCCGGCCAGCTCGCGCTGATGACCGCCGGCCACGGGATCTCCCACTCGGAGCAGTCGCCGGTGCCGCACCCGCGGTTCCTGCACGGCGCCCAGCTGTGGGTGGCCCTGCCCGACGCCGCCCGCGACACCGCACCCGCCTTCGAGCACCACACGACCCTGCCCGGCTTCACCTCCGACGGGCTGACCGCGACGGTGCTGATGGGCGGCTTCGGCGGCGCCGTCTCGCCGGGCACGGCGCACACCCCGATCGTCGGCGTCGACCTCGACCTGGCCGCCGGCGCGGACGTCGAGGTGCCGCTGGAGCCGGCCTTCGAGCACGCGCTGCTCGGCGCCTCCGGCGGGGCCGACGTCGAGGGCGCGCCGCTGGCCCACGGGGCGATGGTCTACCTGGGCACCGGCCGCCGGTCAGTGCGGATCCGGACCGAGGCGCCCGCCAAGCTGCTGCTCCTCGGCGGCGAGCCGTTCGAGGAGCGGCTGGTCATGTGGTGGAACTTCGTGGGCCGCTCCGGCGAGGAGGTCACCGAGTACGCCGAGCGGTGGAACGACGGCGACGCGCGCTTCGGCGTCGTCGCGGGGTTCTCCGAGGACCAGCGGCAGCTCGCGCCGCCGCTGCCGCCGGTGCCGCTCAAGGCGCGCGGGAGGGTCCGGTGA
- a CDS encoding ABC-F family ATP-binding cassette domain-containing protein, with translation MSAPLNLLNLERVSKAHGTTVLLDDVSLGVAAGERIGVVGRNGSGKSTLLGVLTGREDVDSGRVTRRGDLAVGVLDQSGTLPPGATVRDVVLPSSLFAAEHEWAADPAVRSVLSGLELDRLGLDSPVAPMSGGERRRVALAAQLIRPLDLLVLDEPTNHLDVEGVAWLADFVKDRVGALVVVTHDRWFLDEVCTQTWEVSDGSVHAYEGGYAAYTLARAERARIAAVSEERRLNLVRKELAWLRRGPPARTSKPRFRIEAAEALIADEPPPRETMALKGFAARRLGRTVYDVEDVDYSVPSDDGPRPLFRDLTWHVGPGDRVGVVGVNGAGKTSLLRLLVGETEPDRGTVVRGQTVAPAYLSQHVTELPAKLRVLEAVQEVARIARIGGQDISASSLAERFGFPPSRQWTPVGDLSGGERRRLQLLRLLMAEPNVLLLDEPTNDLDIDTLNQLEDLLDSFPGTVLVVSHDRYFVDRVCDSVVALMGDGSIAALPGGVEEYLAIRAGGGAALSSAASAPAPAPGAAPAAAGPSAAEVRAARKEAARLERRLEKLTAEEERLHAELAAAATDHARVMELDGRLRTLLAEKDRVETDWLAAAELAEA, from the coding sequence GTGAGCGCGCCGCTGAACCTGCTCAACCTCGAGCGGGTGTCGAAGGCCCACGGCACGACCGTGCTGCTCGACGACGTCTCCCTCGGCGTCGCGGCGGGCGAGCGGATCGGCGTGGTCGGGCGCAACGGCAGCGGGAAGTCCACGCTGCTCGGCGTCCTCACCGGCCGGGAGGACGTCGACTCGGGGCGGGTCACCCGCCGCGGCGACCTCGCCGTCGGCGTCCTCGACCAGTCCGGGACGCTGCCGCCGGGGGCGACCGTCCGCGACGTCGTCCTCCCGTCCTCGCTGTTCGCCGCCGAGCACGAGTGGGCCGCCGACCCGGCCGTGCGCAGCGTGCTCTCGGGCCTGGAGCTCGACCGGCTGGGTCTGGACAGCCCGGTGGCGCCGATGTCCGGCGGGGAGCGGCGCCGGGTGGCGCTGGCCGCGCAGCTGATCCGGCCGTTGGACCTGCTGGTGCTCGACGAGCCGACCAACCACCTCGACGTCGAGGGCGTCGCGTGGCTCGCCGACTTCGTGAAGGACCGGGTGGGCGCGCTCGTCGTCGTCACCCACGACCGGTGGTTCCTCGACGAGGTCTGCACGCAGACCTGGGAGGTCTCCGACGGCTCGGTGCACGCCTACGAGGGCGGCTACGCCGCCTACACGCTGGCCCGCGCCGAGCGCGCCCGCATCGCCGCGGTGAGCGAGGAGCGGCGGCTGAACCTGGTGCGCAAGGAGCTGGCCTGGCTCCGCCGCGGCCCGCCCGCGCGCACCAGCAAGCCGCGGTTCCGGATCGAGGCGGCCGAGGCGCTCATCGCCGACGAGCCGCCGCCCCGCGAGACGATGGCCCTCAAGGGCTTCGCCGCGCGCCGGCTCGGCAGGACCGTCTACGACGTCGAGGACGTCGACTACTCCGTCCCCTCCGACGACGGCCCGCGGCCCCTGTTCCGCGACCTGACCTGGCACGTGGGGCCGGGCGACCGGGTCGGCGTCGTCGGGGTGAACGGGGCGGGCAAGACCTCGCTGCTGCGGCTGCTGGTGGGCGAGACCGAGCCCGACCGCGGAACGGTGGTGCGCGGGCAGACCGTGGCGCCGGCGTACCTGTCCCAGCACGTCACCGAGCTGCCCGCGAAGCTGCGCGTGCTCGAGGCGGTGCAGGAGGTGGCCCGCATCGCCCGCATCGGCGGGCAGGACATCTCGGCGTCGTCGCTGGCCGAGCGCTTCGGCTTCCCGCCGTCGCGGCAGTGGACGCCGGTCGGCGACCTCTCCGGCGGCGAGCGCCGGCGCCTGCAGCTGCTGCGCCTGCTCATGGCCGAGCCCAACGTGCTGCTGCTCGACGAGCCGACCAACGACCTCGACATCGACACGCTCAACCAGCTCGAGGACCTGCTCGACTCCTTCCCCGGCACCGTGCTGGTGGTGAGCCACGACCGGTACTTCGTCGACCGGGTGTGCGACTCGGTCGTGGCGCTGATGGGCGACGGCTCGATCGCCGCGCTGCCCGGCGGGGTGGAGGAGTACCTGGCCATCCGCGCCGGCGGCGGTGCCGCGCTGTCCTCGGCGGCGTCGGCTCCCGCCCCGGCCCCCGGGGCGGCGCCTGCCGCCGCCGGGCCGTCGGCGGCGGAGGTGCGCGCGGCCCGCAAGGAGGCCGCCCGGCTCGAGCGGCGGCTGGAGAAGCTCACCGCCGAGGAGGAGCGGCTGCACGCCGAGCTCGCGGCCGCGGCCACCGACCACGCGCGGGTCATGGAGCTCGACGGCCGGCTGCGCACCCTGCTGGCCGAGAAGGACCGGGTGGAGACCGACTGGCTGGCCGCCGCGGAGCTCGCGGAGGCCTGA
- a CDS encoding pirin family protein, with amino-acid sequence MPAVTVEDTTALARVPLPAPGTVRRRTRSVTTAPSGFEGEGFPVRRAFAGVDLRDLDPFLHMDQMGEVEYAPGEPRGTSWHPHRGFETVTYIIDGTFEHADSHGGGGTISDGDTQWMTAGGGVLHIERPPEHLVVSGGLFHGLQLWVNLPQAQKWVPPRYQDLRADRSVLLASPDAGAFLRVIAGDVAGHRGPGATHTPMAMVHATVSPGATLDLPWDPSFNALVYVLSGAGAVGIDGAPVRTGQLAVLGPGDTVTVRGAVRQESRTPALDVVVLGGRPIREPIAMYGPFVMNTRQEVLDAFTDFQAGRLGRIPAAYGDTPHGAVHGETGQE; translated from the coding sequence ATGCCCGCCGTCACCGTCGAGGACACCACCGCCCTGGCCCGCGTGCCGCTGCCGGCGCCCGGGACCGTCCGCCGCCGCACCCGCTCGGTCACCACCGCGCCGTCGGGCTTCGAGGGCGAGGGCTTCCCCGTCCGCCGCGCCTTCGCGGGCGTCGACCTGCGCGACCTCGACCCGTTCCTGCACATGGACCAGATGGGCGAGGTCGAGTACGCGCCCGGTGAGCCCCGGGGCACCTCGTGGCACCCGCACCGCGGCTTCGAGACCGTCACCTACATCATCGACGGCACCTTCGAGCACGCCGACTCCCACGGTGGCGGCGGCACCATCAGCGACGGCGACACGCAGTGGATGACCGCCGGCGGCGGCGTGCTGCACATCGAGCGGCCGCCGGAGCACCTGGTGGTCAGCGGCGGGCTCTTCCACGGCCTGCAGTTGTGGGTCAACCTGCCGCAGGCGCAGAAGTGGGTGCCGCCGCGCTACCAGGACCTGCGCGCCGACCGCTCGGTGCTGCTGGCCAGCCCCGACGCCGGGGCGTTCCTCCGGGTGATCGCCGGCGACGTCGCCGGGCACCGCGGGCCGGGGGCGACCCACACGCCGATGGCGATGGTGCACGCCACCGTCTCCCCCGGCGCGACGCTCGACCTGCCGTGGGACCCGTCGTTCAACGCGCTGGTCTACGTCCTCTCCGGCGCCGGCGCGGTGGGCATCGACGGGGCGCCGGTGCGCACCGGGCAACTGGCGGTGCTCGGCCCCGGTGACACCGTGACCGTGCGGGGCGCGGTGCGGCAGGAGTCGCGGACGCCGGCGCTCGACGTCGTCGTCCTCGGCGGCCGCCCGATCCGCGAGCCGATCGCCATGTACGGGCCGTTCGTCATGAACACCCGCCAGGAGGTGCTCGACGCCTTCACCGACTTCCAGGCCGGGCGGCTGGGCCGCATCCCCGCCGCGTACGGCGACACCCCGCACGGCGCGGTGCACGGTGAGACCGGACAGGAGTAG
- a CDS encoding TPM domain-containing protein, whose protein sequence is MRRLMGVLAVAAAVLLAGGGPALAEPPFDVPDEVTDRAGVLGSGGLAEVQQAVDDRQADDGTQVFVVFVDSFDGVAQGPWAQATAEASGLGGTDVLFAVAVGDRRFGYWVDEAFPQTDAEIEDFLARDVEPELAGDDWAGAAVAFAGGVGDGAGSGSGSGSGSGSGSGALTAAVVGGIAVVGGGAYLVTRSRRRRQPDGPATTRIERPDPNAGVPTEELQGRASAALLELDEAVKTSQLDLDFARLQYGEAAVAGFTEALAQSRQELTRAFTLRQQLDDEVPEDEPTRRAVLAEMLQLTSTADARLDEQAQAFDQLRDLERTAPQVLEALGPRITALHGRLPQDEERLARLQRRYAASALTPVADNLEQARARLAAAEQEAAEARAALEGGRSGEAVGDLRAAEDAVAQVGTLLDAVGRLERDLEEATARVPGVRAETEEDLAEARALVASGDSAGLRPQIARAEAGLRAADEAMTPQGGALPDPLTALRRLEEADLALEQALAVARDAQTRARRAASALDQTLLRARSAVAAAADFVATRRGAVGPEARTRLAEAQRHLDTAVGAGRTDPEGALREAQLADQLAQSALQLAQSDVATWSSGYGGGYGGGGHGGGYGPGYGPGYGGGYGGGRGGVDLGSLVLGGILAGGFGGGRGAGYGGGGLGGGGLGGGFGGGFGGGGGGGGRPRGGSFGGSRSRGRSGGGRF, encoded by the coding sequence GTGCGCCGGCTGATGGGGGTCCTCGCGGTCGCGGCAGCGGTCCTGCTCGCAGGCGGCGGTCCGGCGCTGGCCGAGCCGCCGTTCGACGTCCCCGACGAGGTCACCGACCGCGCCGGTGTCCTCGGCTCCGGGGGTCTGGCCGAGGTGCAGCAGGCCGTCGACGACCGGCAGGCCGACGACGGCACCCAGGTGTTCGTCGTCTTCGTCGACTCCTTCGACGGCGTCGCGCAGGGCCCGTGGGCGCAGGCCACCGCGGAGGCCTCCGGGCTGGGCGGCACCGACGTGCTGTTCGCCGTCGCCGTCGGTGACCGGCGCTTCGGCTACTGGGTGGACGAGGCGTTCCCCCAGACCGACGCCGAGATCGAGGACTTCCTCGCCCGGGACGTCGAGCCGGAGCTGGCCGGCGACGACTGGGCCGGTGCGGCGGTGGCCTTCGCCGGCGGGGTCGGCGACGGGGCGGGGTCCGGCTCCGGGTCGGGCTCCGGGTCGGGCTCCGGGTCGGGCGCGCTCACCGCGGCGGTGGTCGGCGGGATCGCCGTCGTCGGGGGTGGCGCCTACCTGGTGACCCGCTCGCGGCGCCGCCGGCAGCCGGACGGGCCGGCGACGACGCGGATCGAGCGGCCCGACCCGAACGCCGGCGTCCCCACCGAGGAGCTGCAGGGCCGGGCCAGCGCCGCGCTGCTGGAGCTCGACGAGGCGGTGAAGACCTCGCAGCTCGACCTGGACTTCGCCCGGCTGCAGTACGGCGAGGCCGCCGTCGCCGGGTTCACCGAGGCCCTGGCGCAGTCGCGGCAGGAGCTCACCCGCGCGTTCACGCTGCGCCAGCAGCTCGACGACGAGGTGCCGGAGGACGAGCCCACCAGACGGGCGGTGCTGGCCGAGATGCTGCAGCTGACCTCGACGGCCGACGCGCGGCTCGACGAGCAGGCGCAGGCGTTCGACCAGCTGCGCGACCTCGAGCGCACCGCGCCGCAGGTGCTGGAGGCGCTCGGTCCGCGGATCACCGCGCTGCACGGCCGGTTGCCGCAGGACGAGGAGCGGCTGGCCCGGCTGCAGCGGCGCTACGCGGCGTCCGCGCTGACGCCGGTGGCCGACAACCTCGAGCAGGCCCGCGCGCGCCTGGCCGCCGCCGAGCAGGAGGCCGCCGAGGCGCGCGCCGCGCTCGAGGGCGGCCGCTCCGGCGAGGCGGTGGGCGACCTGCGCGCCGCCGAGGACGCGGTCGCGCAGGTCGGCACGCTGCTCGACGCCGTCGGCCGGCTGGAGCGCGACCTCGAGGAGGCCACCGCCCGGGTCCCCGGCGTCCGCGCCGAGACCGAGGAGGACCTCGCCGAGGCCCGGGCGCTGGTCGCCTCCGGCGACTCCGCGGGCCTGCGACCGCAGATCGCCCGGGCCGAGGCCGGCCTGCGCGCCGCCGACGAGGCGATGACCCCGCAGGGCGGTGCGCTGCCCGACCCGCTCACCGCGCTGCGCCGGCTGGAGGAGGCCGACCTGGCGCTCGAGCAGGCGCTCGCCGTCGCCCGGGACGCGCAGACCCGGGCCCGCCGGGCGGCCTCGGCGCTGGACCAGACGCTGCTGCGCGCCCGGTCCGCGGTCGCCGCCGCGGCCGACTTCGTCGCCACCCGCCGCGGCGCGGTCGGCCCGGAGGCGCGCACCCGGCTCGCCGAGGCGCAGCGCCACCTCGACACCGCGGTCGGTGCCGGGCGCACCGACCCGGAGGGCGCGCTGCGCGAGGCCCAGCTGGCCGACCAGCTCGCCCAGTCGGCGCTGCAGCTCGCGCAGTCCGACGTCGCGACGTGGTCGTCCGGCTACGGCGGGGGGTACGGCGGCGGGGGACACGGCGGCGGCTACGGGCCGGGCTACGGTCCGGGCTACGGCGGCGGCTACGGGGGCGGGCGCGGGGGCGTGGACCTGGGCAGCCTGGTGCTCGGCGGCATCCTGGCCGGCGGCTTCGGGGGCGGCCGCGGCGCCGGGTACGGCGGCGGCGGGCTCGGGGGCGGCGGGCTCGGCGGCGGCTTCGGCGGTGGGTTCGGTGGCGGCGGCGGCGGTGGCGGGCGGCCGCGCGGTGGCAGCTTCGGGGGCTCGCGCAGCCGCGGCCGCTCGGGTGGCGGCCGCTTCTGA